The following proteins are co-located in the Echinicola sp. 20G genome:
- a CDS encoding TraG family conjugative transposon ATPase — protein sequence MDRIRDHELEGRFPIRKLEKDFLISCSGDITAGFLVLLPEIFTLDSKDYDGLLSTWTKAIRLLPEGCVLHKQDCFSRQSHDGLTGKEASRFLDRSSGLFFHERPYLAHHCFLYITMAKKGSRPVNVAGSNLISPNFLSKDLLEGKRLEGFENTLGQFCQLLADGGMEVQRLLAADFVGNPTKAGLLERYLFLNPAGERPVVRDIGFRPNFRIGSNEVVLFTLCELDRLPNTVSGHTGFEPYSGDRFPFVIGQAAHLGQLLPLDHIYNQFVVMENKQEVFKKLESKALRMQSLSAYSRENQHSFQAIQDYLNESIREGSLPVRASFNLMTWTDRPGQLREIRNKVGAAFSKINAVAKEESLSAPQIFWAGIPGNAGALPSNETFLTFGRQAACLFNMETGYVSSPSAFGMRMGDRQTGKPVNVDLSDEPMKRGWTTNRNKFILGPSGSGKSFFTNHMVRSYHAQGAHIVLIDVGHSYKGLCDLVGGYYFTYEEDSPICFNPFYLGGRPLDTEKKESIKTLLLALWKKDDETFTRSEYVAISNALGSYYNSLSKDGFPCFDSFYTFCSTEFRETLVGQGVKEKDFDIDNFLYVLKPYFKGGEFDYLLNARENLDLLEERFIVFELDNIKDHPILFPVVTLIIMEIFISKMRKLKGVRKMILIEEAWKAIAKEGMAEYIKYLFKTVRKFFGEAVVVTQEVEDIISSPIIKQAIINNSDCKILLDQSKYRNKFDGIRELLGLTDKETMQIMSINKANEPGRKYKEVFISLGPVSKVYRTEVSPEEYLTYTTEQTEKIKVNQMAKAMGGNLGKAISALAEQMKGEKI from the coding sequence ATGGACAGGATCAGGGATCATGAACTGGAAGGGCGCTTTCCCATCCGAAAACTGGAAAAGGATTTTCTGATATCCTGCTCGGGAGATATAACCGCAGGATTTCTGGTGCTGCTTCCTGAAATCTTTACCCTGGACAGCAAGGATTATGACGGCCTGTTGTCCACATGGACCAAGGCCATCAGGTTACTGCCCGAGGGATGCGTCCTGCACAAACAGGATTGTTTTTCCAGGCAAAGTCATGATGGCCTGACCGGAAAGGAAGCAAGTAGGTTCCTGGATAGAAGCAGTGGGCTGTTCTTCCATGAAAGGCCTTACCTGGCCCACCATTGTTTTCTATATATCACTATGGCCAAAAAGGGCAGCCGACCAGTCAATGTTGCCGGCTCCAACCTTATCTCCCCCAATTTTCTTTCCAAGGACCTGTTGGAAGGAAAACGGTTGGAAGGTTTTGAAAATACCCTGGGGCAGTTTTGCCAGCTTTTGGCCGATGGGGGAATGGAAGTGCAGCGATTACTGGCAGCGGACTTTGTGGGAAACCCAACAAAAGCAGGGCTGCTGGAACGTTACCTGTTCCTAAATCCTGCCGGCGAAAGGCCTGTGGTCAGGGATATCGGTTTTAGGCCGAATTTTAGGATCGGATCAAATGAAGTGGTTTTGTTTACCCTTTGCGAACTGGACAGGCTTCCCAATACCGTTTCCGGCCATACAGGCTTTGAGCCCTATAGCGGTGACCGTTTTCCATTTGTGATCGGACAGGCAGCCCATCTTGGTCAGCTATTGCCCCTGGACCATATCTATAACCAGTTTGTGGTCATGGAAAACAAACAGGAGGTTTTTAAAAAACTGGAAAGCAAGGCACTCAGGATGCAGAGCCTTTCGGCATACAGCAGGGAAAACCAACATTCCTTTCAGGCCATACAGGATTACCTGAACGAAAGCATCAGGGAGGGGAGCCTGCCTGTCAGGGCGTCCTTCAATCTGATGACCTGGACGGACAGACCAGGACAACTTAGGGAAATCCGAAATAAGGTCGGCGCCGCATTTTCAAAAATAAATGCAGTGGCCAAGGAAGAAAGCCTCAGTGCCCCCCAAATATTCTGGGCGGGCATACCGGGTAATGCAGGGGCATTGCCCTCCAATGAGACCTTCCTGACCTTTGGCAGACAGGCAGCCTGCCTGTTCAACATGGAGACCGGCTATGTTTCCAGTCCATCAGCCTTTGGTATGCGGATGGGGGACAGGCAGACCGGAAAACCGGTCAATGTGGACCTATCGGATGAGCCCATGAAAAGGGGCTGGACCACCAACCGGAACAAGTTTATCCTTGGTCCCTCAGGAAGTGGCAAGAGCTTTTTTACCAACCATATGGTCAGAAGCTACCATGCCCAAGGGGCTCATATTGTCCTGATCGATGTAGGACATTCCTATAAGGGGCTGTGTGACCTGGTGGGTGGCTATTATTTTACCTATGAGGAGGACAGTCCCATTTGCTTCAATCCATTTTATTTGGGAGGAAGGCCCCTGGACACCGAGAAAAAGGAAAGCATCAAGACCCTGCTTTTGGCACTATGGAAAAAGGATGATGAAACCTTTACACGCAGTGAGTATGTGGCCATTTCCAATGCCCTGGGTTCCTATTACAATAGTCTCAGCAAGGATGGTTTTCCATGCTTCGACAGCTTCTATACCTTCTGCTCCACGGAATTCAGGGAGACTTTAGTGGGACAGGGGGTAAAGGAAAAGGATTTTGATATCGACAACTTCCTGTACGTGCTGAAACCTTATTTCAAGGGAGGTGAATTCGATTACCTGCTCAATGCCCGCGAGAACCTTGACCTGTTGGAAGAGCGGTTCATCGTGTTTGAGCTCGACAATATCAAGGACCATCCCATCCTGTTTCCAGTGGTGACACTGATCATCATGGAGATCTTTATTTCCAAGATGCGCAAGCTAAAAGGGGTGCGCAAGATGATCCTGATAGAAGAGGCCTGGAAGGCCATTGCCAAAGAGGGTATGGCCGAGTACATCAAATACCTTTTCAAGACGGTCCGGAAGTTCTTCGGGGAGGCAGTGGTGGTTACCCAAGAGGTAGAGGATATCATTTCCAGTCCCATCATCAAACAGGCCATCATCAATAATTCGGACTGCAAGATCCTGTTGGACCAGTCCAAATACCGCAACAAGTTTGACGGGATCAGGGAACTGCTGGGCCTGACCGACAAGGAAACCATGCAGATCATGTCCATCAACAAGGCCAACGAACCGGGCAGAAAGTACAAGGAGGTATTTATCAGCCTTGGTCCGGTAAGCAAGGTCTACAGGACGGAGGTGTCCCCTGAGGAATACCTGACCTATACCACTGAACAGACCGAGAAAATAAAGGTCAACCAGATGGCAAAGGCCATGGGCGGAAACCTTGGGAAAGCTATTTCCGCATTGGCCGAACAGATGAAGGGAGAAAAAATATGA
- a CDS encoding DUF4134 domain-containing protein, with protein MFNNQFKKVLLCALLAGLSLSVMGQDGNAGIMEATTKVRSYFQSGVNLMYAIGAIVGLIGAVKVFNKWNSGEPDTGKVAAAWFGSCVFLVIVATVLTSFFG; from the coding sequence ATGTTCAACAACCAGTTCAAAAAGGTACTGCTGTGTGCCCTTTTGGCCGGATTGTCCCTATCGGTGATGGGACAGGACGGCAATGCGGGAATCATGGAGGCTACCACCAAGGTACGCAGCTACTTCCAGTCAGGGGTCAACCTGATGTATGCCATAGGCGCCATAGTCGGGCTGATCGGAGCAGTGAAAGTATTCAACAAATGGAATTCCGGGGAGCCGGATACGGGAAAGGTGGCAGCGGCCTGGTTTGGAAGCTGTGTCTTTCTTGTGATCGTGGCCACGGTACTCACCAGCTTCTTTGGTTGA
- a CDS encoding DUF4133 domain-containing protein has product MANKPYTINKGVNRPISFKGLQAQYILYLGIGLVVLLLLFAISYVMGISFWISGVASGFLGFLFFETVYKLNRRYGMHGLKKHMAQRKVPYGLKVRDRGFVRNLKQKEHGQDQGS; this is encoded by the coding sequence ATGGCCAATAAACCCTATACGATCAATAAAGGGGTGAACAGGCCCATCTCTTTTAAGGGACTTCAGGCACAATATATCCTGTACCTAGGGATAGGCTTGGTCGTACTGCTGCTGCTGTTTGCCATCAGCTATGTCATGGGCATTTCCTTTTGGATATCGGGAGTTGCCAGTGGTTTTCTGGGCTTCCTATTCTTTGAAACGGTATACAAGCTGAACAGAAGGTATGGCATGCATGGGCTTAAAAAGCACATGGCCCAGCGAAAGGTGCCCTATGGGCTAAAAGTAAGGGACAGGGGATTTGTAAGAAACTTAAAGCAAAAGGAACATGGACAGGATCAGGGATCATGA